Part of the Roseomonas sp. OT10 genome, GAACGGCCGGCGGCGACGCGGATCGGCCAGCCAGCGGCGCAGCCCCACGCCGAAGCCGGCCCAGAGGGCGATGGCCGGCAGTCCGACCGCCACGAAGACCATCGCCATCCAGCCGGCGCCGGTGCCGTAGGTCGCCAGGGCCGAGACCACCATGACCCAGGCCTTAGGGTTCACCCACTGGAAGGCGGCCGCGGCGAGGAAGCCGAAGGGGCGGGCCGGGCTGGCATCGGGCGCGTCCGGGGCGGCGGCGCGGACGATCTTCCAGGCCAGCCACAGCATCCAGGCGGCGCCCAGCCAGCGCATGGCCGCCGCCAGCCCGGGCCGGGCCGCCAGCAGCGGCCAGAGGCCCAGCCCCAGGGCCAGGACCATCACCACCATCCCCGTGCTGATCCCCAGCATGTGCGGCACGGTGCGGCGGAAGCCGAAATTCACCCCGGAGGCCAGCAGCATCAGGTTGTTCGGCCCGGGCGTCACCGAGGCGACAAAGGCGAAGACGGCCAGCGGCAGCAGGCCCGCCAGCCATGACGGCTCGCTCATGGCCAGGGCCGCCGGCGGCTGGGATCGCGGGTCGGCGGGCCCAGGTCCCAGGGCGGGCGCGACGCCTCGCGCAGCGCCTCGGCACGGGTCACCCCGATGTCGGACAGCAGGCGCGGCGTCATCTCGGCCAGCTGGCGCCGGGTGGCGATGGCGCGCAGCGCCAGTTCCAGCGCGGCCAGGAAGCCCGTGGCGCCCCGGCCGCGGCGTTGCGTTATCGGGAAGGCGATTGTAGCGTTACTGATGTCTCTCATGGAAACCAATAACACCGCCGATCGCGTTACTCAACGCCTGCGCGGCCTGGCCCTGGCCGGGACGGCGGGCGCGCGGCTGCCCTCCGTGCGCGCGCTGATGCGGGAGTGGCGCGTCAGCCCCGTCACCGTGCAGCGCGCCCTCGACACCCTCGTCCGCGAGGGGGTGATCGAGGCGCGGCCCGGCCGCGGCACCTTCGTGGCCCGCCGGCCCGGATCGGTGGCCGCCCCGGCGGATTTCGGCTGGCAGAGCCTGGCGCTCGGCCCGGCCGGGGCCAGCCTGGACGGGCTGACCAACGCCACGCGCCTGCACACCGGCGCGGCCCGCCGCCTCCAGGTCGGCTACCTGCCCGAAGCGTTGCAGCCGACCGCCCTGCTCGCCGCCGCCTCGGCCCGCGCGCTGCGCCGGCCGGGCATCTGGAACCGCGTCGCGCCCGAGGGGCAGGAGGCGCTGCGCGGCTGGTTCGCCGCCGGCACCGGGGGCGCCTTCGCGACGCACGAGGTGACGATCTGCCCCGGCAGCCAGGCCGCCATCGCCGCCGCCTTCCGCGCCCTCGCCCGGCCCGGGGACGCGGTGCTGCTGGAGAGCCCGACGTATTTCGGCGCCATCGCCGCCGCCCGCGCTGCCGGGCTGCAGCCCGTGCCGGTGCCGACCGACCGCGAGGGGCTGCGCCCCGAGGCGCTGGAGGACGCCTTCCAGCGCAGCGGCGCCCGGCTGCTCTACGCCCAGCCCCGCCACGCCAATCCGACCGGCGCGAGCCTCTCCCCGCCCCGGCGCGCCGCGCTGCTGGAGCTGGTGCGCCGCCGTGGCGCCTTCCTGGTCGAGGATGACTGGGCGCACGACTTCACGCTGGAGGGCGAGGAGGAGCCGCTGCCCCTGGCCGCCGCCGACCGCGACGGCCACGTGGTCTATCTGCGGTCCCTGACGAAATGCGCGGCGCCGGGGCTGCGCGTCGCCGCGCTCTGCGCCCGCGGCCCGGC contains:
- a CDS encoding LysE family translocator; amino-acid sequence: MSEPSWLAGLLPLAVFAFVASVTPGPNNLMLLASGVNFGFRRTVPHMLGISTGMVVMVLALGLGLWPLLAARPGLAAAMRWLGAAWMLWLAWKIVRAAAPDAPDASPARPFGFLAAAAFQWVNPKAWVMVVSALATYGTGAGWMAMVFVAVGLPAIALWAGFGVGLRRWLADPRRRRPFNWVMAGLLVASLVPLLAG
- a CDS encoding DUF1127 domain-containing protein codes for the protein MRDISNATIAFPITQRRGRGATGFLAALELALRAIATRRQLAEMTPRLLSDIGVTRAEALREASRPPWDLGPPTRDPSRRRPWP
- a CDS encoding aminotransferase-like domain-containing protein; amino-acid sequence: METNNTADRVTQRLRGLALAGTAGARLPSVRALMREWRVSPVTVQRALDTLVREGVIEARPGRGTFVARRPGSVAAPADFGWQSLALGPAGASLDGLTNATRLHTGAARRLQVGYLPEALQPTALLAAASARALRRPGIWNRVAPEGQEALRGWFAAGTGGAFATHEVTICPGSQAAIAAAFRALARPGDAVLLESPTYFGAIAAARAAGLQPVPVPTDREGLRPEALEDAFQRSGARLLYAQPRHANPTGASLSPPRRAALLELVRRRGAFLVEDDWAHDFTLEGEEEPLPLAAADRDGHVVYLRSLTKCAAPGLRVAALCARGPALERLRAARLVDDFFVPGLLQETALQLVTSAAWPRHLRALRAALRRNRDLLAAAMRARLGEECLPVLPAGGLHLWVRLPGGRSDLAVAEAMAAQGVLVTAGRYAFPAEPSGSYLRLSFATVEADWVAEAAEVAAAAVGQA